A window of Campylobacter ureolyticus contains these coding sequences:
- the dsbI gene encoding protein-disulfide oxidoreductase DsbI: MGLWKNFKSSPINTVARWQDQRFLWLVMFVAMLGMVLLAHSFFQNYLHMAPCEQCVYIRFSMLVMALGGLIAAINPKNVINKLIGYIFGFYGAIIGIGYSVKLRAIHKAVHSDDPFAMMGMQGCSTDPSFPFGLPLAKWAPDWFQPTGDCGYDAPIIPDGVTLNSIQEFFTNLYSEGWYLIPSMKFADMATCTLLAYIVAFALLAVMFICWIINLLKAKKA; the protein is encoded by the coding sequence TCGCCAATAAATACAGTAGCAAGATGGCAAGACCAAAGATTTTTATGGCTAGTTATGTTTGTGGCTATGCTTGGTATGGTTTTATTAGCTCATAGTTTTTTTCAAAACTATTTACATATGGCACCTTGCGAACAATGTGTTTATATAAGATTTTCAATGCTTGTAATGGCGCTTGGTGGATTAATAGCTGCTATAAATCCAAAAAATGTAATTAATAAGTTAATAGGTTATATTTTTGGATTTTACGGTGCAATTATTGGCATTGGATATAGCGTTAAGCTTCGTGCTATTCATAAAGCTGTTCATTCAGATGATCCATTTGCTATGATGGGTATGCAAGGATGTTCGACAGATCCTAGCTTTCCTTTTGGGCTTCCGCTAGCAAAATGGGCACCTGATTGGTTTCAGCCAACTGGAGATTGTGGATATGATGCGCCAATTATTCCAGATGGTGTTACATTAAACTCAATTCAGGAATTTTTTACAAATCTTTACAGTGAGGGTTGGTATCTTATTCCATCTATGAAATTTGCTGATATGGCAACTTGTACATTATTGGCTTATATTGTTGCATTTGCACTTTTAGCTGTAATGTTTATTTGTTGGATAATAAATTTATTAAAAGCTAAAAAGGCATAA